The following proteins are encoded in a genomic region of Rissa tridactyla isolate bRisTri1 chromosome 5, bRisTri1.patW.cur.20221130, whole genome shotgun sequence:
- the LRAT gene encoding lecithin retinol acyltransferase translates to MKNSVPQAASLLLEKLLLLVHVRPLPAGSGGETPPPAAPGYYDTSCFKRGDLLEVPRTLFIHFGIYLGENRVAHLMPDILPAFTGDRRQIQQVVTNKRLILGVITKTASIRVDTVEDFAYGGSILVNHMDRLFEDQVLGSEEAARRAEKLVGATAYSLLWNNCEHFVTYCRYGAPVSFQTDKFCETVKMIIRDQRSVLASVLVGLASIVCLGLAPSTTLPTIFIPFFLWMAG, encoded by the exons ATGAAGAACTCGGTGCCGCAGGCGGCCTcgctgctgctggagaagctgctgctcctCGTCCACGTCCGGCCCCTGCCCGCGGGCTCCGGCGGGGAAAcgccgccgccggcggccccCGGCTACTACGACACCAGCTGCTTCAAGCGGGGCGACCTGCTGGAGGTGCCCCGCACCCTCTTCATCCACTTCGGCATCTACCTGGGCGAGAACCGCGTCGCCCACCTGATGCCCGACATCCTGCCCGCCTTCACCGGCGACCGCCGGCAGATCCAGCAAGTGGTGACCAACAAGCGGCTCATCCTGGGCGTCATCACCAAAACGGCCAGCATCCGGGTGGACACGGTGGAGGACTTCGCCTACGGCGGCAGCATCCTGGTCAACCACATGGACCGGCTCTTCGAGGACCAGGTGCTGGGCAGCGAGGAGGCGGCCCGCCGGGCGGAGAAGCTGGTGGGCGCCACGGCCTACAGCCTGCTCTGGAACAACTGCGAGCACTTCGTCACCTACTGCCGGTACGGAGCCCCCGTCAGCTTCCAGACCGACAAG ttctgtGAGACTGTGAAGATGATCATTCGGGACCAGAGGAGTGTTCTCGCTTCAGTGCTCGTGGGATTAGCATCAATAGTCTGCCTAGGTTTGGCACCCTCCACCACCCTCCCGACTATCTTTATTCCCTTCTTTCTGTGGATGGCTGGCTAA